One genomic segment of Erysipelotrichaceae bacterium 66202529 includes these proteins:
- a CDS encoding MATE family efflux transporter has product MIYKDTGGKHTAFYHRLCSLVLPIAFQQFMLAAVSASDALMLGFVNQDSLSAVSLAGQITFVFNLFMGGLTMGTSILAAQYYGRGDMNSIEKIFAYVTKVSFLISAIFFLASFFVPEQLMRIFTQESQLIDGGVTYLRIVAVSYVFTGISQIYLCVLKNTGYAVKSMVIGSASVMINIFLNIALIFGFLFFPAMGIAGAALATAVSKFIELLWAFIESLQDRHVRLHVKYCFSADKQLIKDYWRYTLPMLGDYLVWGVGFTMYSVIMGHLGNDAVAANSITNIVKNLIVSFCTGLVNGGGIIIGNELGTGNLEQAKAYGSILWKLAISSGVISGILLLALSPLIIKVTALSPQATEYLKWMLLLCACYMIAKSINMMTIAGVFPAGGDSRFGLLCDTVTMWIFAVPAGFLAAFYFQLPVIIVFLVINLDEVVKVPAAILHYKKYDWLKNITRESL; this is encoded by the coding sequence ATGATATATAAAGATACTGGTGGAAAGCATACCGCTTTTTACCATAGATTATGCTCGCTTGTTTTACCAATTGCCTTCCAGCAATTCATGCTGGCGGCTGTCAGTGCTTCGGATGCATTGATGCTTGGATTTGTTAATCAGGATTCTCTTTCTGCCGTTTCTCTAGCTGGTCAGATAACGTTTGTATTTAATCTTTTTATGGGCGGCCTGACAATGGGGACAAGTATCCTGGCTGCACAGTATTATGGCAGAGGTGATATGAATTCCATCGAAAAAATTTTTGCTTATGTTACGAAGGTATCGTTTTTGATATCTGCAATTTTTTTCCTTGCCTCTTTTTTTGTTCCTGAGCAGCTGATGCGGATATTCACACAGGAATCCCAGCTTATTGACGGAGGTGTTACCTACCTTCGCATTGTGGCTGTATCCTATGTATTTACCGGGATATCACAGATATATCTCTGCGTATTAAAAAACACAGGCTATGCTGTGAAAAGCATGGTGATTGGTTCAGCCTCTGTTATGATAAATATTTTTCTGAATATCGCGCTGATCTTTGGATTTCTCTTTTTTCCAGCGATGGGGATTGCCGGTGCTGCTCTTGCGACAGCAGTCTCAAAATTCATCGAGCTGCTATGGGCTTTTATAGAATCACTGCAGGATCGGCATGTACGGCTGCATGTTAAATACTGCTTCTCTGCAGATAAGCAGCTGATAAAAGATTACTGGCGATACACTTTGCCTATGCTGGGGGATTATCTTGTCTGGGGCGTAGGCTTTACCATGTATTCAGTCATTATGGGACATTTGGGCAATGATGCAGTTGCCGCGAATTCCATTACCAATATTGTAAAAAATCTTATCGTAAGCTTTTGTACCGGCCTTGTCAATGGCGGCGGCATCATCATTGGAAATGAGCTGGGGACAGGAAATTTAGAGCAGGCAAAAGCATATGGAAGTATTTTGTGGAAGCTGGCAATAAGCAGCGGTGTCATATCCGGTATACTTTTGCTTGCACTTTCACCCCTCATTATCAAGGTGACAGCGCTAAGTCCACAGGCTACGGAATATTTAAAATGGATGCTGCTACTGTGTGCCTGCTATATGATTGCAAAATCCATCAATATGATGACGATAGCCGGTGTTTTTCCAGCCGGAGGAGACTCCAGGTTTGGCCTGCTCTGCGATACAGTAACAATGTGGATATTTGCTGTCCCTGCAGGTTTTCTAGCTGCTTTTTATTTTCAACTCCCTGTGATTATCGTGTTTCTTGTTATCAATCTGGATGAGGTGGTAAAGGTTCCGGCTGCTATTCTTCACTATAAAAAATACGACTGGTTAAAAAATATTACAAGAGAGTCGTTATAA
- a CDS encoding MATE family efflux transporter: MANKTTITNDMTKGKPIRLILAFAIPLFIGNIFQQIYNIADTMIAGYNLGDSAIAAIGATSSVFSLLMNFASGLNSGYGIVVAQAFGAKDSDRLKKSIAVMLVLDLVITLILTVFSLLFLTPLLQLINIPDRIFTDAYAYIAIIIAGMLATILYNMLAGIMRAVGNSKTPLYFLILSCIINLSLDCLFIMGLGWGVQGAAAATVIAESSSAIFSGIYVIRKYREILPGKKHFHLEVPLLKEMVSAGFAMALMLCVVDIGSVVYQRAINELGEMLIVAHTAARKLIGIMMMPLASIATAFSTFTSQNWGAGKTERIRQTLKKVMAMEVSWGLFSCLAIFLLGGTAVQMLTGTTDPQVIDNAVVSLRLHFLCYPALGILLALRTSLQAIGQKIIPVIASSFELFVKVLAGIWLIPMLGYLCVCLTEPIIWIVCMLFLIISYCKQRPFSDERKARSTKENTDSSALVLELHAVE; encoded by the coding sequence TTGGCAAACAAAACAACCATAACAAATGATATGACAAAGGGAAAACCGATCCGGCTGATTTTGGCTTTCGCTATTCCATTATTTATCGGTAATATTTTTCAACAGATTTACAATATAGCTGATACAATGATTGCCGGTTATAACCTCGGGGATAGCGCGATTGCAGCGATTGGTGCAACAAGCTCCGTATTTTCTCTGCTTATGAATTTTGCATCCGGTCTAAACAGCGGCTATGGAATCGTTGTAGCACAGGCATTTGGCGCAAAGGATTCGGATCGGCTGAAAAAATCGATTGCTGTCATGCTTGTGCTGGATCTGGTAATCACCCTGATACTTACCGTTTTTTCACTGCTTTTTTTAACACCCCTGCTGCAGCTGATCAATATCCCGGATCGTATTTTTACTGATGCTTATGCCTATATAGCAATTATCATTGCAGGCATGCTGGCTACCATCCTTTACAATATGCTGGCAGGCATTATGCGAGCTGTCGGCAACAGCAAAACACCGCTTTATTTTCTAATCCTCTCCTGTATTATCAACCTCAGTCTGGACTGCTTGTTTATCATGGGCTTAGGCTGGGGAGTACAGGGTGCTGCGGCTGCGACCGTTATTGCAGAGAGCTCTAGTGCCATTTTCTCAGGAATTTATGTAATTCGTAAATATAGGGAGATACTTCCAGGTAAAAAGCATTTTCATCTGGAAGTACCTCTATTAAAAGAAATGGTTTCTGCAGGCTTTGCCATGGCGCTTATGCTTTGTGTTGTGGATATCGGCTCCGTCGTATATCAGCGTGCAATAAATGAGCTGGGGGAAATGCTGATTGTCGCTCATACGGCGGCCAGAAAGCTGATTGGTATTATGATGATGCCGCTAGCGTCGATTGCAACAGCATTCTCCACATTCACCAGTCAAAACTGGGGTGCAGGAAAAACAGAACGTATTCGCCAGACTTTAAAAAAGGTAATGGCGATGGAGGTAAGCTGGGGACTGTTCTCCTGCCTTGCAATCTTCTTGCTTGGAGGTACCGCCGTGCAGATGCTTACTGGCACTACAGATCCGCAGGTGATTGACAATGCAGTAGTAAGCCTGCGACTTCATTTTTTATGTTATCCTGCTCTGGGGATTTTGCTGGCACTTCGGACAAGCCTGCAGGCAATCGGTCAAAAGATAATCCCTGTTATTGCAAGCTCTTTTGAGCTTTTTGTAAAGGTACTAGCCGGAATATGGCTGATTCCGATGCTTGGATATCTGTGTGTTTGTCTTACAGAACCAATTATCTGGATTGTCTGTATGCTTTTTCTTATCATATCCTATTGCAAACAAAGACCGTTTTCCGATGAAAGGAAGGCAAGGAGCACAAAAGAAAACACGGATAGCTCTGCCTTGGTATTGGAACTGCACGCAGTAGAATAA
- a CDS encoding sugar O-acetyltransferase, which yields MSELEKLEAGLAYDFWDAEVDGRKLHALTWCQKLNAIPMQNEEERTEAMSMLFGSVGENAVILPVFNCDHGKNIHAGRNFLTNYNVTILDIAPIHIGDYVMIGPNTLITTVNHPLSPLERRRHLGIAKPVSIGNDVWIGGNVTILPGVTIGDNVIIAAGAVVTKDIPDNCVVGGIPARVIKSIENDIIET from the coding sequence ATGAGTGAGCTTGAAAAATTGGAAGCAGGGCTGGCATATGATTTTTGGGATGCTGAAGTAGATGGCAGAAAGCTGCATGCTTTGACATGGTGTCAAAAATTAAATGCTATCCCTATGCAAAATGAAGAAGAACGGACAGAGGCTATGAGCATGCTCTTTGGCTCTGTTGGAGAAAATGCTGTCATCCTGCCTGTATTCAACTGTGATCATGGTAAAAATATTCATGCAGGAAGAAATTTTCTAACCAATTATAATGTGACAATTTTGGATATTGCTCCCATTCACATAGGAGATTATGTTATGATTGGTCCGAATACCTTAATCACTACGGTAAACCATCCTCTTTCTCCCCTTGAGCGTCGCAGACATCTTGGCATCGCAAAGCCTGTCAGCATTGGCAATGATGTGTGGATAGGAGGGAATGTTACAATTTTGCCCGGTGTCACAATAGGAGACAATGTAATAATAGCGGCTGGTGCTGTCGTCACCAAGGATATTCCAGATAATTGTGTTGTCGGAGGTATTCCTGCCAGAGTCATAAAGAGTATTGAAAATGATATTATAGAAACATAA
- a CDS encoding EAL domain-containing protein has product MKSSKELLDEFQLDPWMLYDTIVNSTDDYIYLVNMQEDRALISENMLQDFDLPDLIVPGLIPLWGNLVHERDRQRFDDSIAAMLRGDTDEHNVEYQVRNRKNEYIWVICRGLLKRNAQGEPIFFAGIVTNLENKGKIDSITGLFTQTACENTVTQLLKHQCKGGILLLGLDDFSHINELNDHIFGDAVLRQFSQTMQRLLPSAARMYRFDGDEFAIVYEQATRKQVRELYKIIHAYCNRRHRIDNTGYFCTVSGGIAMFWEDGDNYLDLIKYADNALEASKYRGKNQCTQFSHELVKIKRRRLSITNQLQNCVLRGMQDFYLVYQPLINAASMQVEGAEALLRWTSSEYGNVRPDEFIPILESAGLIHQAGKWVFQEAVKTCREWVQENPQFVMNINFSYIQMLNDDLLPFIRRTLKQAELSPEHIVIELTESCFVTEMDALKRSFQQLREMGIRIAIDDFGTGYSSLGMLSQMPADIVKIDRLFISAIHENSFHQSFINAVIQLCHSVGIRVCVEGVEEQAELKVVRDIQADNIQGFYFSKPVEKRAFHERFLDAKPVMQGDL; this is encoded by the coding sequence ATGAAAAGCAGTAAGGAGCTTCTGGATGAATTTCAGTTAGATCCATGGATGCTGTATGATACGATTGTCAACAGTACGGATGATTATATCTATCTTGTGAATATGCAGGAGGATCGTGCATTGATATCGGAAAATATGCTACAGGATTTCGATCTTCCTGATTTAATAGTCCCTGGCTTGATTCCATTGTGGGGAAATCTAGTTCATGAACGTGACCGACAGCGGTTTGACGATTCCATTGCGGCGATGCTGCGCGGAGATACGGATGAGCATAATGTGGAATATCAGGTTCGCAATCGGAAAAATGAATATATCTGGGTCATTTGCAGAGGACTGCTGAAACGCAATGCGCAAGGAGAGCCGATATTTTTTGCCGGTATTGTAACAAACCTGGAAAACAAGGGGAAAATTGACTCCATAACAGGACTGTTCACACAAACAGCCTGTGAAAATACAGTAACACAGCTGCTGAAGCATCAATGCAAGGGTGGAATCCTATTGCTTGGACTGGATGATTTTTCACATATCAATGAATTGAATGATCATATCTTCGGGGATGCGGTTCTGCGTCAGTTTTCGCAAACCATGCAGCGGCTTCTGCCATCTGCTGCACGAATGTACCGCTTCGATGGTGATGAATTTGCTATCGTATATGAACAGGCAACCCGCAAGCAGGTGCGTGAGCTGTATAAAATCATCCATGCATATTGCAACCGCAGACACCGTATTGATAATACCGGTTATTTCTGCACGGTATCGGGAGGTATTGCCATGTTCTGGGAGGATGGCGATAATTATCTTGATCTGATCAAATATGCAGATAATGCTCTGGAAGCAAGTAAGTACCGCGGTAAGAATCAGTGTACACAGTTTTCCCATGAGCTGGTAAAAATCAAACGCCGCCGTTTATCTATTACGAATCAGCTGCAGAATTGTGTATTGCGCGGTATGCAGGATTTCTATTTGGTATATCAGCCGCTGATCAATGCTGCCAGCATGCAGGTGGAGGGGGCAGAGGCATTGCTGCGCTGGACGAGCAGTGAGTATGGCAATGTACGGCCGGATGAATTTATCCCCATACTGGAATCTGCCGGGCTGATCCATCAGGCGGGGAAATGGGTCTTTCAGGAGGCGGTGAAAACCTGTCGGGAATGGGTGCAGGAAAATCCGCAGTTTGTAATGAATATCAATTTCTCTTACATACAAATGCTGAATGATGATCTTCTGCCCTTCATACGTAGGACACTGAAGCAGGCAGAGCTATCTCCTGAGCATATTGTGATTGAGCTTACGGAAAGCTGCTTTGTGACCGAAATGGATGCTCTGAAGCGCTCTTTCCAGCAGCTGCGGGAAATGGGAATCCGTATCGCTATAGACGATTTTGGAACCGGATATTCCTCATTGGGAATGCTGTCACAGATGCCGGCGGATATCGTAAAGATCGATCGGCTGTTTATTTCCGCCATTCATGAAAATTCCTTCCATCAAAGCTTTATCAATGCGGTTATCCAATTATGTCACAGTGTGGGAATTCGCGTCTGTGTGGAAGGGGTTGAGGAGCAGGCGGAGCTGAAGGTCGTGCGTGATATTCAGGCAGATAATATTCAGGGCTTTTATTTCTCAAAGCCGGTGGAAAAGCGAGCCTTTCATGAGCGCTTTCTTGATGCAAAGCCGGTGATGCAGGGTGATTTATAA
- the thiD gene encoding bifunctional hydroxymethylpyrimidine kinase/phosphomethylpyrimidine kinase encodes MKNVLTIAGTDPSGGAGAQADLKTFMAHEVYGMSVITALVAQNTTGVTAIMDVPQQFLREQLDCVFTDIRPDAVKIGMVSRHELIAVIVEKLKLYKAENIVVDPVMVSTSGSSLLDASALQLLKEELLPLADIITPNIPEAEVLADMRIQCREDMQTAAAVIAQSYDGYILIKGGHSMKRCDDLLVYRGKQHWLSCERIQNPNTHGTGCTLSSAIASNLAKGYAMVTAVEKAKAYISGALRDGLDLGKGSGPLNHCWNIKQKQPL; translated from the coding sequence ATGAAAAATGTATTAACGATTGCCGGTACTGACCCGAGCGGAGGGGCTGGGGCACAGGCGGATTTGAAAACCTTTATGGCGCATGAGGTGTATGGGATGAGTGTAATTACAGCACTGGTGGCACAGAATACCACAGGGGTTACGGCGATTATGGATGTGCCACAACAGTTTCTGCGAGAACAGCTGGACTGTGTATTTACCGATATACGGCCGGATGCTGTGAAAATCGGTATGGTATCTCGGCATGAGCTGATTGCAGTCATTGTGGAAAAGCTGAAGCTGTACAAAGCAGAAAACATTGTTGTGGATCCTGTTATGGTCAGTACCAGCGGCTCCAGTCTGCTGGATGCTTCAGCGTTACAGCTGTTGAAGGAGGAGCTGCTGCCTCTTGCGGATATCATTACGCCCAACATACCGGAGGCTGAGGTTCTGGCAGATATGCGGATACAATGCAGAGAGGATATGCAGACTGCGGCAGCCGTAATTGCGCAAAGCTATGACGGCTATATACTTATCAAGGGCGGTCATTCTATGAAGCGCTGTGATGACCTGCTGGTATACAGAGGGAAGCAGCACTGGCTAAGCTGTGAGAGGATACAAAATCCGAATACGCATGGTACCGGCTGTACGTTGTCCAGTGCCATTGCCTCAAATCTTGCCAAGGGGTATGCGATGGTGACAGCAGTGGAAAAAGCAAAGGCATATATCAGCGGTGCCTTGCGTGACGGTCTTGATTTGGGAAAAGGAAGCGGCCCGCTGAATCACTGCTGGAATATCAAACAAAAGCAGCCTCTTTAA
- a CDS encoding HAD-IA family hydrolase: MKGCIFDLDGTLVDSMWVWRDLGEVYLKAKGIPAAGNLSEILRPMTMKAAILYLKEAYAIEDSFLQMSEEVYAIVRHRYQHEVAVKQGAEDCLRKLKAKGVRMGVLTACERISAEQVLRRCGLLPYFDFVASCEELPYDKQDGRLYEYIVRKLKTDPEETMFVEDALHAVKALKENGYHVTAVYDAANQAQWKEICGLADEALDSLKQVE; the protein is encoded by the coding sequence ATGAAGGGCTGCATCTTTGATTTGGATGGCACATTGGTGGATTCCATGTGGGTATGGAGGGATTTAGGAGAGGTGTATCTGAAAGCAAAGGGGATTCCGGCAGCGGGGAATCTCAGTGAAATCCTGCGTCCGATGACGATGAAGGCTGCCATTCTGTATCTGAAGGAAGCCTATGCTATTGAAGATTCTTTCTTGCAGATGAGTGAGGAGGTTTATGCGATCGTCCGTCATCGCTATCAACATGAGGTTGCTGTCAAGCAGGGGGCGGAAGACTGCCTGCGAAAATTAAAGGCAAAGGGAGTGCGTATGGGAGTGCTGACCGCATGTGAGCGTATCTCTGCAGAGCAGGTGCTGAGACGCTGTGGATTGCTGCCATATTTTGATTTTGTCGCAAGCTGTGAGGAGCTGCCCTATGATAAGCAGGATGGCCGTTTGTATGAATACATAGTGAGAAAACTGAAAACCGATCCGGAAGAAACCATGTTTGTAGAGGATGCTCTGCATGCCGTAAAAGCATTGAAGGAAAACGGTTATCATGTAACTGCGGTATATGATGCGGCCAATCAGGCACAATGGAAGGAAATCTGCGGCCTTGCGGATGAGGCGCTGGATTCCCTAAAACAAGTAGAATAA
- a CDS encoding carboxypeptidase M32, producing the protein MDLEKFFQDYKEKKSAYQMALSTMYFDQATIAPKNGIPYRNHMTAILSGEAFDQMADMESIRKIEELAKQENLTPERKKELQLLLRELNDLRVLPREVYVDYRRTIADSEAAWHEAKEQDDYQIFKPHLIKVIEKQKEVLSYIHDKKSDYDYMLDSYQINTDIAYYDRFFDAIRKELLPFLKKLLKEGTPIDDSPLFASFPVSEQEAFMQELLDYMKVNDKECYMTTTEHPFTDFFSAHEARITTHYHEHNVMSAIFSTIHEYGHAQYGLQVKEAYEGTSLFSEIGTAMHESQSRFMENHIGRNRAFWEVNYPKLQKHFPKQLEAVSLDDFMKMINVSRPSFIRTEADELTYPIHILIRYELEKEIFNGTVDYDHLDTMWNDKYEAYLGIRPEHDKEGILQDMHWGGALLGYFPTYALGSAFAAQFYHQMEQDIDVEEALRSQAFEQISGWLKENIHQYGAYKDADELMMDVCGEAFDPKYYINYLKNKYAKLYQITAE; encoded by the coding sequence ATGGATTTAGAAAAATTCTTTCAGGACTACAAAGAAAAAAAGAGTGCCTATCAAATGGCACTGAGTACCATGTATTTTGATCAGGCTACGATTGCGCCAAAAAACGGAATTCCGTATCGCAACCACATGACGGCAATTCTTTCCGGTGAGGCGTTTGATCAAATGGCGGATATGGAAAGCATCCGCAAAATCGAAGAGCTGGCAAAGCAGGAAAATCTGACACCGGAACGTAAAAAGGAGCTGCAGCTGCTGTTACGAGAGCTGAATGATCTGCGTGTACTGCCAAGAGAGGTCTATGTGGATTACCGCAGGACGATAGCCGATAGTGAGGCTGCCTGGCATGAGGCGAAGGAGCAGGATGATTATCAGATATTCAAACCGCATCTGATTAAGGTCATTGAGAAGCAGAAAGAGGTTCTGTCCTATATTCACGATAAGAAAAGCGATTATGATTATATGCTGGACAGCTATCAGATCAATACGGATATCGCATATTATGACCGGTTTTTCGATGCAATCCGCAAGGAGCTGCTTCCCTTCCTGAAAAAGCTGCTGAAGGAAGGAACGCCGATTGATGATTCCCCACTGTTTGCCTCCTTTCCTGTAAGTGAGCAGGAAGCCTTCATGCAGGAGCTGCTCGATTATATGAAGGTCAATGACAAGGAATGCTATATGACTACAACGGAGCATCCGTTTACGGATTTCTTCTCTGCACATGAGGCGCGTATTACCACACATTACCATGAGCATAATGTCATGTCTGCCATTTTTTCAACGATTCATGAATACGGACATGCACAATACGGCCTGCAGGTGAAGGAAGCGTATGAGGGAACATCTCTGTTTAGTGAAATCGGCACTGCCATGCATGAATCCCAATCCCGTTTTATGGAAAACCATATTGGCAGAAACCGCGCTTTCTGGGAAGTGAATTATCCAAAGCTGCAGAAGCATTTTCCAAAACAGCTGGAGGCGGTATCACTTGATGATTTCATGAAAATGATCAATGTATCACGTCCTTCCTTTATTCGTACAGAGGCGGATGAGCTGACCTATCCGATTCACATTCTGATTCGCTATGAGCTGGAAAAGGAAATTTTCAACGGTACGGTGGATTATGATCACCTGGATACGATGTGGAATGATAAATATGAGGCGTATCTGGGAATCCGCCCTGAGCATGATAAGGAGGGGATTTTACAGGATATGCACTGGGGTGGTGCATTGCTGGGATATTTCCCTACGTATGCGCTGGGGAGTGCATTTGCCGCACAGTTCTATCACCAAATGGAACAGGATATAGATGTGGAGGAAGCATTGCGCAGCCAAGCCTTTGAACAGATCAGCGGCTGGCTGAAGGAGAATATTCATCAGTACGGTGCATATAAGGATGCGGATGAGCTGATGATGGATGTATGCGGGGAGGCATTTGATCCGAAGTATTACATCAACTATCTGAAGAATAAATATGCAAAGCTGTATCAGATAACTGCTGAATAA
- a CDS encoding family 1 glycosylhydrolase has product MKAYQDNFPSDFLWGGATAANQLEGGFRQGGKGLSTADMTPFREEAVEKHIPVMDATYEEIMNFKTNGFQGNFPKHRGNDFYHRWKEDIALFSELGFRCYRMSIAWTRIYPTGFEKEPNEEGLQFYDQVFDECLKHDIMPIVTLSHYEMPIEITLKLNGWESRETIDLYLKYCEVVFKRYKNKVKRWIPFNEMNQMTTVPYVGGGVLLEKAKTNNILEVEYQAIHHQLIASALAVSLCKKIIQDACIGSMIAVIDPYPETCHPADVYEALHESQLNMFYLDVTVRGYYPSYMARYFHENNIHIKMNTEDEEILRTGTVDFISFSYYMSYISSHIKQKSEHKNSVIMVDKLNPYLEVSDWRWPIDPTGLRIVLNKLYDRFQLPILIAENGLGADDILSKDGKIHDQYRIDYMCKHIVAIKEAIKDGVDVMGYTMWGPIDIISQGTCEMKKRYGVIYVDADNYGNGSYKRIRKDSFYWYANLIKSNGKELYANIRLKEKEG; this is encoded by the coding sequence ATGAAAGCATATCAGGATAACTTTCCAAGTGATTTTTTATGGGGAGGAGCAACTGCAGCAAATCAATTGGAGGGGGGCTTTAGACAAGGTGGAAAAGGTCTTTCAACAGCGGATATGACACCGTTTCGTGAGGAAGCTGTTGAAAAACATATACCTGTTATGGATGCAACCTATGAAGAAATTATGAATTTCAAAACGAATGGATTCCAGGGTAATTTTCCAAAACATCGTGGAAATGATTTCTATCATAGATGGAAAGAAGACATAGCGTTATTTTCGGAGTTAGGGTTTCGATGCTACCGCATGTCGATTGCATGGACAAGGATTTATCCAACGGGATTTGAAAAAGAACCAAATGAAGAAGGTCTTCAGTTTTATGATCAAGTATTTGACGAGTGCTTAAAGCATGATATTATGCCGATTGTAACATTATCGCATTATGAAATGCCAATAGAAATAACCTTGAAATTAAATGGCTGGGAAAGCCGAGAAACCATAGACCTTTACTTGAAATATTGTGAGGTAGTGTTCAAGCGATATAAAAATAAGGTTAAAAGATGGATTCCTTTTAACGAGATGAATCAAATGACTACAGTACCTTATGTTGGCGGTGGGGTGTTACTGGAAAAAGCTAAAACGAATAATATTCTTGAAGTGGAATATCAAGCAATTCATCATCAGTTGATTGCCAGTGCATTAGCTGTGAGTTTATGTAAGAAGATAATTCAGGATGCGTGCATAGGAAGCATGATTGCAGTCATAGATCCTTACCCTGAAACCTGCCATCCCGCAGATGTGTATGAAGCATTGCATGAAAGTCAATTGAATATGTTTTATCTAGATGTTACCGTAAGGGGATATTATCCGTCATATATGGCAAGATATTTTCATGAGAATAATATACATATAAAAATGAATACAGAGGATGAGGAAATATTAAGAACAGGAACTGTCGATTTTATTTCCTTTAGCTATTATATGAGTTATATCTCTTCACATATCAAACAAAAGAGTGAGCATAAAAATAGTGTTATTATGGTGGATAAACTCAATCCCTACCTGGAAGTGAGTGATTGGCGTTGGCCTATTGATCCTACAGGATTGAGAATCGTGTTGAATAAGCTTTATGACCGGTTTCAGCTACCGATTCTGATTGCTGAGAATGGACTTGGTGCTGATGATATCCTAAGTAAGGACGGAAAGATTCATGATCAATACAGGATTGATTATATGTGTAAGCATATCGTAGCTATAAAGGAAGCAATTAAAGATGGCGTTGATGTCATGGGATATACGATGTGGGGACCTATTGATATAATTTCACAGGGTACATGTGAAATGAAAAAACGATATGGTGTTATATATGTGGATGCAGATAATTATGGAAACGGCAGTTATAAAAGGATACGAAAGGATTCTTTCTATTGGTATGCTAATCTGATAAAATCAAATGGAAAAGAACTATATGCAAATATTCGATTGAAGGAAAAAGAGGGATGA
- a CDS encoding SIS domain-containing protein, whose product MLLTQLLKSNEYFSSIDKIIASFILDKGEDLENETVRSIANKTYVSPATVIRFFQRLGYSGYRMFKQDYLSELKYFSSHFQNIDPNIPFQQKDDERTITNKLAALFKETIEDVLSLMDYAILHKALYALKRAEIIYIYSAGAQIGICDIFKDKMIKIGKNVIVSNVIDELYYHASFTQKENTFILVSYSGETRNVLDIAAKLRKRGVSFIAITSYGNHGLSKYSDCCLYASTREKINAKIGDFGFNISVLFLMDLLYSYYFSSDYFVNYQNRKNYLTDFEKNRGSVKKIIRNPILKDDD is encoded by the coding sequence ATGTTACTTACACAATTGTTGAAATCGAATGAATATTTTTCAAGTATAGATAAAATAATAGCAAGCTTTATACTGGACAAAGGAGAGGATTTGGAAAATGAAACTGTTCGATCCATAGCAAATAAAACCTATGTATCACCAGCAACTGTAATACGATTCTTTCAAAGACTAGGATATAGTGGTTATCGTATGTTTAAGCAAGACTATTTATCGGAATTAAAATATTTTTCATCACACTTTCAAAATATTGATCCCAATATTCCTTTTCAGCAAAAGGATGATGAAAGAACGATAACCAATAAATTAGCAGCATTATTCAAAGAAACGATTGAAGATGTTTTATCTTTGATGGATTATGCAATACTTCATAAAGCGTTATATGCACTAAAAAGGGCTGAGATTATTTATATATATAGTGCAGGAGCACAAATCGGCATATGCGATATTTTTAAAGATAAAATGATAAAAATAGGAAAAAATGTTATTGTATCAAACGTTATAGATGAGTTGTATTATCATGCTAGCTTCACACAAAAGGAAAATACATTTATCCTCGTATCGTATTCAGGAGAAACAAGAAACGTTTTGGACATCGCAGCAAAATTAAGAAAACGAGGTGTTTCATTTATCGCTATTACTTCTTATGGTAATCACGGGCTTTCAAAATATTCTGATTGCTGCTTATATGCATCCACAAGAGAGAAAATAAATGCAAAAATCGGTGATTTTGGTTTCAATATATCTGTACTTTTTTTAATGGATCTTCTCTATTCTTATTACTTTTCTTCTGATTATTTTGTGAATTATCAAAATAGAAAAAATTATTTAACTGACTTTGAAAAAAATAGAGGAAGTGTGAAAAAAATAATTCGTAATCCTATATTGAAAGATGATGATTAA